From the genome of Ziziphus jujuba cultivar Dongzao chromosome 4, ASM3175591v1:
aaaccattaccAAATGTGACTTTAGCAAATTGCTATTTAAAATTACCAGGTTGACCACAAAGATTTCGGTGTGTAGAACGACCCTTAGCACATATTTGTACCAAGTCGatccatggaaaaaaaatactatttaaaaatccATAATGTTAGAGATAAACATTCTACCTAGTTGGTATCTGCTACATGGATACGCTAAGGATCATTGGGTTGTATAGCTAGGTATATAATTCTCATCATTCATCTGTATGTTATCTAATTGTATGTATGTCAGTATTTTTGATGAGTTGTATTAGATAGACTAAGGGCTTGCTTATCTCGTCTACCAATGCGTAGCCACTAACTTGTGTAAATTAActcatcatcaatatagaattaaataattaatacatgCTTCCAACATATTTCTATCTTTGCGTTTAATCATCACACATAAtagttactttttttaatttttattttatttttttgatattggtGTATgaggatttgaaaaaaaaaaaaaaaaaaaaaaaaaaaaaacagtaaattTATCAAGGGTTGTTCCTACAGGGACAATAATGTTCAAGTGTATTGAATATTATGTACACATAATATTAAGCCTGATTATACACTGTCTTTTGACAAtgtctgaaaaaaaaaaggccgccCTATTTGCACTAAACTAGGTGCATGAAAACATTAagccaataatattttattcggttTTGCTAGTCAAATTGAactaatatacaattaattatataatttttaattcccttttaatttttaatctgaGGTGGTATAATTCAAATTCAGAACCATAAGTTGAGACGAGATACTAATTTGCCATTTGACAATTAAGGGCTATAATCGTAAACTAAGTAACTGTTTCAGTGATTTTAACCACTGACAacttattcaaaattttgtaattcTTAATAGTTAAGAATTTGGCAGATGTGGTCAACCGCCGGCTGCTGCTAAAACCAGTACGATGAACCCAGTCCCTCAATTTTTATCTCCTAAATTTTTGAAGtgattgttttatatttttatttatttagtcatATGCCCTTATCTTATTAAATCAACGATTGGCTCAAACTTCcagcaaaaattaataaaaaaaggacCGTTTGATTTAAACTTTGtactataaataattttaatttatagtttttattatttagttacGAAAGTTTCGTTCAATGAAAGCAATTTTTAAGATGAAAATCAGCACGGAAACACctccaacataaaatattgatttctgTTTTATGTCTGCTACTGGATGAGGTatgttgaaaatgaaaatattgtaCTATAATAATGATATCCCAATAGAAAGTTAACATTGAACATCAATTGTCGCATGATGCCAtgaaatgtgtaatttttttaataaaaaaaaaaagatgtttaatTTGGTATTCATGCATGCACATGATGTCATGCATGCACTCAACTCCCTCTATAAAATCTTGAGCTAAATAAGCATTTTAATGATCACACGCTAATTAAGCAGATAAGCAACTCAATTTCCAGATCCTTTAAAACAAAATGTCGATCCAAGTTTCAGCAGTTCCTGAAGCCTTAACCCAAAGTAAAAACCGTCCTTCGGCAGATTTTCATCCCAGCATCTGGGGTGAttatttcctctctctctcggtGGTATGCtacagcctttttttttttttttttggcctattCTTAGTATATTTAGGTTACCGGTTCTATTAGTCCTTGAATTATAttcataattgtattttttggtCTTTAAATAAACTCTCTTTTTTGATACTTTCatccataaattttattttttgtgcatTTTGAttcttaaactattttttaaatttaatttttaacaattatgAAACATACAGTATATTTTATgataaagaaataatgaaattacaaaattagaCATTTCCGCAAGACCCACATGCATGTGtccaaattgttaaaaagtagataaaaaattgttaaaggACCAAAAGTAcatcaaaaattaaagtttatgaccaaagtaagcaaaaataaataaataaataaaattaataaaaaaattcatgggCTAAAGGGCAATTATGGGTATAGTTTAAGGACTAAAGAAGCTAATAACttagtatatatttttagacTAGAACCATCTTGTTGAAAAAAACTATTCGGACTTCTCATATTAGCtcttagattgtttaaaaaggTTGAATTTAAAGatgtatttaaaatttctataaatttataaagGTTCATCTTATCTTTTCAAGATTTTATtacttattgaatttttataaatcatactttttttattttttatttataataataaacgaTTAGGGTTTTCAGTCCCTTTTGAAACCGAGAGCAAAATAAAAAGGCCCATAAAAATAATTGACTGTTAATAGCTCTTTATAGATTTACTTGTTTCTAGATGTACCTCCAACCGGACGATTAAattactgatatatatatatatatatatatttatcaattgtgataaataataattagcagTGCTATAGCCACCTACTTGTTTACcatatgaaattattaaaatgcaTGGCATGTTTATTcactaagaaagaaaaaaaaatgtttatattacaTGATaggttgaaaaattaatataatttacaaaAGTAAAACTTAAAAGAGATAAATGAAACTATAGGCCAATAAAGTAATAATATGTTATAAACAAGTTAAACAGCTTGGTACCCATAgcgttaattaataattaaccaATATGTATTCGCCTTGCAGCAAAAGGAGCACATCGAAAAAATGAAGCAACAAGTCGAAGAATTGAAGGAAGAAGTTAAAGGGTTGATAATGAAATGTTCTCACAAAAAACCTTTGCAAAAGTTGGAGTTGATTGATGCAATCCAACGTTTAGGTGTGTCGTACCATTTTGAGAGGGAGATTAACGAAGCATTAGAAAAGATCTATAACTCTTATGGATTTCTTGTTGAAGAGGATGATGACCTTTACACTATTTCACTTTGGTTTCGTTTGCTTAGGCAACATGGTTATTATATTTCATGCGGTAAGTTTCTGTCTCTATACActtcaattcattttttttttttatttgtgcttagatttattattatgattatcatcataatcacatcgttattattattgttattatttttgtttttttgtgtaagtaattttttttttaaagaggatTAAAGCAATGTTAAAAAGAAACAAGAGGATCAAAACATgatttagataaaaaataacataGACAAACTATCTAtatgtgattaattatatatttcagATAATCAAAATTACTGTTTCTAGTGcacttttggaattttatatataaattggtgTTGGTTGGTCTACAACCTAAAGATCAATtggatttttggttttttattttgtgaaagatGTATTTAACAAGTTCAAGTACGGAGATGGTGAGTTTAAGGCATCCTTAACTGCTGATGTTCCTGCCATGCTAAGTCTATATGAGGCAGCACACCTTTGCATGCATGGGGAAGAAATTCTTGATGGAGCCCTAGTTTTCACCACCACTCATCTTCAGTCAGAGCTAAGTAATATGAACCCCGACCTCGCCGCAAGTGTCATCTTCGCCCTTAACCGGTCCATCCGTAAAAACATACCGAGGTCAGAGACAAGACATTACATCTCTTTCTACCCTAAAGAAAAGTCCCACAACAAAACTTTGTTAAAGTTGGCACAGTTGGATTTTAATGTTTTACAAGCATTGCATCAAAAGGAAGTAGCTAACCTATCAAGGTATGTCTAAAGCTTGCTGAACTTGAATTTTAGTATCTCTAGTATTTTGTTTATAAGATCCTTCAAATATGATGAGGACAATATTATCGGAAGATTGAGTTTTTAATCTTGCCACTTAATTAGTTGTGATGTCTCTTTCATACTTTAATTAgtatatttaattcaaaataatgattatatattatacattttttGTGTTACTgaaaattattatgattatattatacatatgtgATTTAATTAGGTGGTGGAAAAACTTGGACTTTCGAAGGAAGTTGCCTTATGCAAGAGACAGACTAGTAGAATTATACTCTTGGATTTATGCAATGTTTTTTGAACCCAAATATTCCCTTGCAAGAGTGTTAGTTACCAAAGTAGTAGCCATGGCATCCATCATAGATGATACCTTTGATGCTTATGGAACATATGAAGAAATCAAACTCTTCACGGAATCAATCATAAggtaatataattataattaatttatgcttTTAGCTCATATATGAATTGGTTAAAATTTCATTGatctagtaattttttttttcaatccatcatattcaatttatttatttattttagtaaaaattaTGATCCTTAAATTTGATAAGATATtatgttttgttaattaatGATTCTCAGGTGGGATATTAGTGCCAAAGATGTTCTTCCAGATTACATGAAATTGATATATCAGGAAATTGTGGATAATTATAGTCAATTTGACGAGCATACTAACAAGGAAGGAAGATCTTATGGTTCAGCTTATGCAAAACAAGCAGTGAGCCCAATTAAtcttaagtttttctttttttagaattatttaATAATCAAAATCTTCAAATGGAAAAGGGagattaaagggaaaaaaaaattcttataaattCTTAAGGGGATCAAAATAAATCTTTGtttatttgaacaaaatatatttgtttatgatgATTTTCATGTTCTGTTAGTTACTTttttactatataatatatattattttttatgagtttaGATGAAAGAATTAGTCCAAGCCTATTTTGCTGAAGTTGGTTGGTTTCATAGTAAGTGCACTCCAGGGGTGGAGGAATACATATCCAATGGGGAAGTAAGTGCTACTTATTATGCTCTCATAACGGCCTCGTTTCTATTCATGGGTGAGGAGATTGCAACTGAAGAAGCTTTCATTTGGGCCTCTAATAAACCAAAAATCATTAAAGCTGCTTCACTTATTGGTAGACTAATGAACGACATTACCTCCCATAaggttgttttatatatatatatatatatgtgtgtgtgtgtgtatctaaTTGTTGCTAACTAAATATAATTAGACCGAAATAATTTTACTCCCAAACTAAATTACTTTTGTATTTACCTATCAAACCAAACTACA
Proteins encoded in this window:
- the LOC125422115 gene encoding alpha-copaene synthase-like; the encoded protein is MSIQVSAVPEALTQSKNRPSADFHPSIWGDYFLSLSVQKEHIEKMKQQVEELKEEVKGLIMKCSHKKPLQKLELIDAIQRLGVSYHFEREINEALEKIYNSYGFLVEEDDDLYTISLWFRLLRQHGYYISCDVFNKFKYGDGEFKASLTADVPAMLSLYEAAHLCMHGEEILDGALVFTTTHLQSELSNMNPDLAASVIFALNRSIRKNIPRSETRHYISFYPKEKSHNKTLLKLAQLDFNVLQALHQKEVANLSSRWWKNLDFRRKLPYARDRLVELYSWIYAMFFEPKYSLARVLVTKVVAMASIIDDTFDAYGTYEEIKLFTESIIRWDISAKDVLPDYMKLIYQEIVDNYSQFDEHTNKEGRSYGSAYAKQAMKELVQAYFAEVGWFHSKCTPGVEEYISNGEVSATYYALITASFLFMGEEIATEEAFIWASNKPKIIKAASLIGRLMNDITSHKFERKREHCASAVECCMEQHGVEAEEAYKMLHQEIENAWKDINQELMKPTAVATPVLDCVLNLARMSDVSYKDGDSYTNPHLIKDTISLLLVDPITTFLAVYIFTDTQNDEDYCTAGSKAEQKKAEKIAFDVNLEKFDTAAKIKVIKEGPLPI